In Choristoneura fumiferana chromosome 4, NRCan_CFum_1, whole genome shotgun sequence, the sequence AGTGCCATCAGTCAATGGAACTCGTGCGTGATTGTATTCGCTATAAAAAGTGGGAGGATCAGTGAGCACCATTCATCACGGCCTAACAGAATTAATGTGGTCTACATTTATCACGCCACATGTCTTCAGTTCTCCGCATTCAGTAGTTGATGCATCAGAACTAATTTATAACTCCAAAGCCCTGTCGAATCCCGTCTCATCCAGTCTAATTTGAAAACTCTCGAAATAACCCGTTGGAAGGTTTTGTCGTGATGTAATCCGGGATATTCCTGGAGGCCGTTTACACTGTAACGTGTTTCAGATACGACATAATATGTTTTGTGAGCTTTGTGAGCCTTGCAAGATAGGCTGACGAAATTGCGGAGCCGTCAGAGACAAGATTGGGTCGAAGTATGAATTATGGATTTCGAACTGAGATGTTATTCTTTCAATCTCCGCCAATACAGAGATTGAAAAATACAGAGTATGGTTTAATGTATAATGATCGAAAAGTTCTGAACGTTTTAAATCATTCGACTAAAGTTCATCGTGTTTATtgagttatgattggttttttggagtctttttgtattttttatttcaactccaaattcgttacttttacgggtatcccgtggaaataatgcaacctgagatatgtgtggaTAGGAGAAattggtgtaggggttatagcacgcagcacggattgctgagcaCCTGGGTTCAGTTCCCAGCgccggtctctttttctggtttttctgtgcatccatgtctcagtttgtattttcgatgtgtttATTGAGCTTTAAATGGGTTTTTCTGTTTCGAAACGCAATTAAGTTTGTGAATCATTTAATTGCTTTAGCCAAATTAACAATTACACTGCTAATGCATTCTTTAAATGTCGTGTTGTTTTTGCGTCCCCACAGTATTTATAATGCTCTATTTTAATAGGATGTGTATGCTCGTAAGAATTAAAGAATTTGCtcacaataattaattacaagcaaattgttttgctttgttttgcaaaatttttgcttcatttcgtttttttaatgttcctTTCACACGATACGTTGACATTTAATTTGGTCTGTAACAATGCCGCtcagaatcataatttaaaatgtttcatcatcgtatatttttattaattacgaCGTAACGAAATGTCATTTAGAAATTTTAATTACAGATTTTGCGTTTGCTCATAATTAATAGCAGACCCTTAATTATCTTCCCCCAAAATTAATATCGTCTTTGAAGTATTTTATGTTAGAATTATTTTGGGACCTTTCAATCAAAATAAAGGAACCGTATGAGCAAAATAGTGGTATTAGGttgacacaaataaaaaaggAGTTTGTTTCTAATAGCAATATCTTATTATATCATCGGAATAAAAGTAGTTCATGTGTCATTTccaaaagtttagttttagtctagtttagtttttttcccAAAATTTAGCCCCactagacacacacacacacattttcgcatttatattaatagtattttttttgtaataagtatatgcatagaactaaaaataaacagCGGAAATATGCCGTGATAGAATTGCTATCTAATCATAAAATCTACGCTCACGTTTCTAATAATGTTGCAAACAAACTCAAGCTTAACTATAACTGATGGTAGATATTAATATGAAAAATGTGATGTGAAAATTAAGAATTTTTAAAGTTAGCGATACTTTTTTATGATGCTTCTAATTTTGTTAAGCTCAAAGCTAAAAACATAagggtacttaataataatagaaattctCTTACAAACTTCTTggcaaatttgaaaaataaacaaagaggTACATTTTTTATCAACGTGTGGACAGAAGTAGAAATGCAATTTTCCCCCGATTAGCTCGAATTaaccattatttttttgaatgaaAGTTAGTAAACAAAGTTACAGTTTTTACAAAAGTTGAAACCATTTCAAAATATGAACAACCTTAAGTAACTCCAAGGCTTTAAATTTCGAATCAAAAGGCTCGAACCTAATAAAACACTATTCACGAGGGTTTAAATAACACTTTCTTTGTTACCtacctgttttttttgtttcacatataaaaatacaaaaaatagaagATCGATGCACGAGTTGCATGTCGCGTGATATAATGGCTACAGCGAAAATTCATGCAGGAAATTATTTTACAAGGTTTTTTGTGGCACcgaaaacataaaaaacttgCAGCAAAATATAACGAATAATAGCCATTTTGCTTAAAAACAGGAAGAGTAAAGACTTATTAGAATGAAACACTCAAGAAACTCAACATCAAGTCAATGAATTCATagcttcatcatcccagcctatatacgtcccactgctgggcacaggcctcctctcagaatgagagggcatgggccgtagttcccacgcgggcccagtgcagattgggaacttcacacacaccgttgaattgcttcgcaggtttgtgcaggtttcctcacgatgttttccttcaccgtagagctcgtggtaaatttaaaatgaaattccgcacatgaatttcgaaaaacacagaggtacgagccggggtttgaaaccgcgatcctctgcttgagaggccataggtcagcTTGATAATCCTTAAAAAATTTAGATCGACGACAATTTCATAGgatcaaaattttcaaaaatattttattgacagCTAAGTTTTCCTCAGTCAATCAAAATCAATACCAATTTGATAACGAAACTAAATAATCTAACGCTTTGAGATTTAACCGGACAGATGGCAGTGCAGAGCATTATAGTTACTTAAGTTTCAGGaataatgtaaaattttattgtattacacTCATAGTTGTCTTACGattattagttttagaataaagtaaaattttacgaCATTTCGTGACGATCCAGACTTTAACGTCTAGAACGTTTCGCCAAAATGCGTTTATTGGTTTTTCCATTGTGATTTATGGTTATGCTTGAGCTGTGAATACTCAGTGAATTGTGATAAAGTACATTTGGAAGTTTATTATTGTGACACTCGAAGGTTTGCtagcatacaaatatttgcaaaTCCTACTGGTAATAAGAATACGAAAGTAAACAAAAACCAATTGTTCGTGGTTGGGTATATGTCTCGTATTCATTGTTCTTTAGGATAAAACAAGTTAGGTTTGTCACACTATTTGATAGGTAGCAGATAATTCAGATCTAAATTACAtctaatctattttttattcccATGGAATAGGAGTATGCTTACGTAATATTCCGAAATCTAAATTTTTCATGATATTTGTGCtgcaatttttatgatttattaataactccatgatgtaatttttgggtaTTTTtggatattataataataataaattgcatACGGATAAATATGTGATACGTTAGCAAAACAACCGACTGTACTATTACAAGAACGAAAGCATTTCCAACATGAAGATGATGAGTATTCACTGAAcgattttattgttgttttcaaataaaaaatcgatgatctacaattaaaaactttttgagCGATTAGCTGAAATTGCAACAATGATATGAATTCACGTTTCGACTATGCCAATAATAGTGTCACgaacttttttaattaaccTAAAAGTGCCAGTCAATGACCTATAGCCTCGAATACTTCGATTTTGGTCTAGCCAGTAGCAGTGAATATCGCTCGTGGTCCTAAATTTTTTATGTGGTTTATTATGATGTcagaaatataattataagcGTAAAATTAGACACATTGTTATGGTCTGCCAAAACAGTAACAGATTATTCGTTTGAAACCTTTAGAACATATTTGAGATCTTTCAATGTACGTTAATTTCTTTCAACAAATCTATATCAGAATTCCTAATTTTGTATCCATACCTAGTGGTGTTTATTTATAGGCAGGCAGGCAACCTACTTACTCATCCGTCGctatatttcacaaaaaaaggaagtaggcaTAAGTAAGAAATGCTAGTCATATTAATTCAAGAATTAAACCTTCCTTAATGACAGTCACAATTGCTTATGGCTTATCTACTGCATTCTTTCACTAactattagatttttttatctagttatcaatttaatttgttagaGAATGTTTTAAACTCAGCTTGATTGCCGTCTGCTCTCTAGGATAGCGGTCTATCAAGTTAAACACCATTTCTTCTCTTTACTACATCACCATCGTCCCAGCCCATGAACGTCGCtgtgctgagcacaggcctcctctcgaaTTGCTAGGgcggttcccacgcgggcccagtacgatTTCATTTTTAGCTACTAAATACCATAACGTATTGTTTTCTCATCTCCAGCTGCTGGTATAAACGAAACGTGCATGTTCAACGAGCAATGCGAGGACGCGGTTATAAAGACAGAATGCAGGAACGAGCGGTGCGCTTGCCGCTACGAATTGGTGGCGGAAGTGACCGTCGACGGTGGCGTGGTGTGTCAACGTAAGTATTATGAAGAAAGTAATGAAAAGAATGACGTTAGAAATAAAAGAGATACCTAATAAGTTGGTAGATATAGAAGAATGCGCCTAAGAATGCgaaattataagaaaaaagttgaaaatgaATTGCTAAACGATTGCAAAGACGTGAATAGAACATGAAATTTTAGAAAGTTCCTAAATGTAAtgattatttttcataaaaataacagaaataaatttatgacataaaaaattaCCAAAATTACTAAGGTTGAAATATTTAGTGATGGAAGATGTGCTTGTTTCAAgtataaatatttcattatttctgTTCGAAGCGGAGAAACAGGTCGAGTTGTCGACAAAGACTTTGGACCCGGCGATGATTGGAGTGCTGGTCGGCATGGCTCTTATGTTTGTCATCATCTGCGTTGTTCTCCGGCTTTTCAgcaggtaaaataaaattaattttactgtactaaaattgcaaagtaaaaatcattttaaaactattaatttCCATTTTTTACTATGTCATTTTTCACTATTTTACTATGTCAGTGCTTTCGTTTATTCTTCGTTAgtagtttataaaattaattaatagtctACTACGTTCCCGGATATTTAATTCTAACCTCCATGCTTTTTTTATCTACGGGCCTTGTTTTTCTTAGACTTGCACATCCAAAACTTAAACAAGGTGGTCGAgggtgtaggtaggtaaaaaaaatctagagtTCCTCAAGTCAGTATTCTAAGCCATACATTttaattgacatattttttttattgttattttcagGGCTCGATGGAGGGAGAATAGGACTATCTTTAACACACCTAACCCGCGACTGATGAACGTATCTCTACTCCGAGACTCCAAGCTTTTGCATTCTCAGGTAAGCTAACGAGAATATAACAAAATATGTTGGGTACAGTCGAATCAGTTAAATAGTGACCCATACGTATATCATTCTCACAGTAAATGCCAAACGGATTTTTCTGGTCAGACATTTCAATATCATTGTGACAGTGTAGTGATACATTGTTTAAACTAGGTTACACTATTATATACTGATTGTTTTGTTCGTTGTTTTGGGTATATTTCATGAGTTTTTGATTAATCGATATGATAGATAATAATTtgattgtatttaaaatatgtgTCGGTTAGAATATAAggaatttatgaaaaatgatgAAAGAAGGCTTTTTTTTTGCCTTGCAAAGTGAGTGAAagctaattttctttttttttagtgtagaaTATAGAAAAAGTTAGGTACACCTAACTCAATTTGTAAATTGAGTTCTTTTTAAAATTGCGGTCTTAAAATATCGACGTCGaaaagtttaaagttttaaattgcCAACTAAAATtctgaaaagcacttttaaaaCTTCAGTTTTTGCTACCTTTGTAAAATGAGTAATTCACGAAcacattttcttttaaaataaaacttgaaaGATACCTTTTTAATGCCTTGAAATAATATCTTTTTTAAGGCATTTATCggttttaaatttaacattgttcaaaaaagtaaacaatattTGGACGagctaaaataataaagttctgTAACTGGCTACCTCAAAATGAATCAATATTTTGCAGTGAGGGCTATCCTTAAACATGATGGTTTTTAATCGGTGGATAACAGTTGGAATCTATTAACAAACAGAAAACATTGAATGCAATAACTGAGGGCTAGCGCAATTCACtaattttacagttaaaaaatattctttaaatcAATAGGCatacatactatataatacgtataatatagaaaaaaagttttgattacGGCGACTTCAATTTGATCGCCATTGTATTTatgactaaataaaaaacagcaaGTATAAAAACAAAGAGCAATGAgagcaaattaattattttttctctttatcAAGGTACTTACTCCTTATTCACTACATTCTCTCAATTTTACAAACCATTATAAAACAGTAGCTCTCACTgcaaataaactgtttttttttattttcaacaataatgctactatttttttttctccgcaGGATCGTCGCGGGTCGCGCGTAAGCGTACGCCCGCCATCAAGGCAAGCCAGCCAACAGGAGCTTAGACCCCATTCACCTAGTCCAGGTACTTAAGCCTATAGGTAATACTGTTTTATCCTTTATTATTGCCCTTTAATTATTTAGAGCTGAAGCTACTGATGCAAaagttttgacaaaaaatacaatttcaaataaaatggcgcttgaaaaatgcaaaataatGTGTACTTCAGTGGCGCTCAGTTTTTTAACTTTAACCCGACTCGGAAACTTATCTTGACCGGATGAGAAACTTTTGTATCAATGTGATCATATCGCAAAAAAATTATGATCACATGGTACCTAcccaacaaaattaaatgaaacaaaaatgtctattaaaatatttaataagagaaATTAAATCGATCccttttcaaatgaaaataatgtttattgcgATATGAATCTTAATTCCATACTAACTAACAAAAGTATCTTGAATTGTGGCACAAAACACTATTCATGAAATTAATTCCAAATGCGGAATGCTTGTTtcatgactttttttatttcttggtattttatgtgacaggTATCACTGAAGCCGTCACtgtttaatcaaataaaataaagacggCATGATAAACATCAAATACAGTAAACCTACCTATTAAATAAACGAGTAAatctctgtactgcttactatgtgttggtgttcaataaagagttattgtattgtattgtattgtaaattcaAAATGCTTTTTCCACTTTGGCTATTTGTTACATTATTCCAGtcacaacatatttttttatatctgctACAAGCattactatgaaaataattaataaacttacTGTTTATAAAAATGAAGCAAAGCGACTTTTAGTGGTAAGTCGGCCTATGTATGCAACGATTTCTGCAAATATTTAAATCATACCTATCACACAATAACCGACATCATCCAAAAACAACATAATTATCAGTTAATCATACTTGAGATTCATATTTTATGCCATCTTTGTTTAAAAGCACCCACAAAACTGAAATCCATTATcccaatttaaaaacattaaaaatagacacatattttcattaaatgttAAGCATAATGTGTCAATCTTGTTCACTTAATATTCCTTTCATTAAACGATCATTTCATAGCAATATTTGTTTTTGGATGATCCCTCGCTCATATAACTACACATAACCTCTTTCCTATCATAACAATGCTAACATTCATGATTTATTTCATCTACCAACAGCACGCCATCACCAA encodes:
- the LOC141427280 gene encoding uncharacterized protein isoform X1, with the translated sequence MRLERSKRAEPSLAALALLLLSPLCVADDATTTITTSTPYDPASRGTAIYGDPCSLTIDCGFPDSVCDENLKTCQCDPQKPVTNYVDKCGKPAGINETCMFNEQCEDAVIKTECRNERCACRYELVAEVTVDGGVVCQPEKQVELSTKTLDPAMIGVLVGMALMFVIICVVLRLFSRARWRENRTIFNTPNPRLMNVSLLRDSKLLHSQDRRGSRVSVRPPSRQASQQELRPHSPSPARHHQSHQLHRKLSGSRRGSRASSGHSATSLRSATLRSPTTPGPTSVTVEIRPPVA
- the LOC141427280 gene encoding uncharacterized protein isoform X2 — protein: MRLERSKRAEPSLAALALLLLSPLCVADDATTTITTSTPYDPASRGTAIYGDPCSLTIDCGFPDSVCDENLKTCQCDPQKPVTNYVDKCGKPAGINETCMFNEQCEDAVIKTECRNERCACRYELVAEVTVDGGVVCQPEKQVELSTKTLDPAMIGVLVGMALMFVIICVVLRLFSRARWRENRTIFNTPNPRLMNVSLLRDSKLLHSQDRRGSRVSVRPPSRQASQQELRPHSPSPGSRRGSRASSGHSATSLRSATLRSPTTPGPTSVTVEIRPPVA
- the LOC141427280 gene encoding uncharacterized protein isoform X3 — protein: MRLERSKRAEPSLAALALLLLSPLCVADDATTTITTSTPYDPASRGTAIYGDPCSLTIDCGFPDSVCDENLKTCQCDPQKPVTNYVDKCGKPAGINETCMFNEQCEDAVIKTECRNERCACRYELVAEVTVDGGVVCQPEKQVELSTKTLDPAMIGVLVGMALMFVIICVVLRLFSRARWRENRTIFNTPNPRLMNVSLLRDSKLLHSQDRRGSRVSVRPPSRQASQQELRPHSPSPGT